In the genome of Pseudomonas sp. P5_109, one region contains:
- a CDS encoding MarR family winged helix-turn-helix transcriptional regulator, with product MKKTTAAAAREPEITTDMRDLFSVQLQRLAGLSSRIAAMTIPQHFAITVLEWRTLAILDYLGQAPLVQVAKHASVLKSQMSRIVTNLTKRELIERQPNPEDGRSALLCLSAEGKEMVDRILDDSNERNERMLSGLSTSELKQLRELMHRVYNNSLEYYGELKKNNPYNLSPENDDEE from the coding sequence ATGAAAAAAACCACAGCAGCCGCCGCTCGAGAACCTGAAATCACTACGGATATGCGCGACCTGTTCTCTGTTCAGCTGCAGCGTCTGGCCGGCCTGTCGAGTCGTATCGCAGCGATGACCATTCCTCAGCATTTCGCCATTACGGTGCTTGAGTGGCGGACTCTGGCGATTCTCGATTACCTCGGCCAGGCGCCGCTGGTTCAAGTCGCCAAGCATGCCAGCGTGTTGAAAAGCCAGATGAGCAGGATCGTCACCAACCTGACCAAGCGAGAGTTGATCGAGCGTCAACCTAATCCGGAGGACGGGCGTAGTGCACTGCTCTGCCTGAGTGCGGAAGGCAAGGAGATGGTCGACCGAATTCTCGATGATTCCAACGAGCGGAACGAACGCATGTTGAGCGGCCTGTCGACTAGCGAGCTCAAGCAACTGCGTGAACTGATGCATCGCGTCTACAACAACAGCCTCGAGTACTACGGCGAACTCAAGAAAAACAATCCGTACAACCTGAGTCCGGAGAATGATGATGAGGAATGA
- a CDS encoding aspartate aminotransferase family protein, translated as MSRSLHASDIAFHIHSQTNLANHEKVGPTVMVRGEGIYTWDDQGKQYLDAMSGMWSAALGYSETRLEEAALRQMKQLPYHQNFAHRSTEPAIQLAERLISLAPVPMSKVLFACSGSEANDTAIKLVWYYWSAIGQPQRRKIISRNRAYHGTTIASASLTGLAHLHQDFGLPLPGFLHVTCPHYYREGLPGESEEAFSTRLAAELETLIEREGADTIGAFFAEPLMGTGGVITPPAGYFEKIQQVLKRHDILLVADEVICGFGRTGNWWGSQTFGLQPDMITCAKALSASYLPISALLISEPVYQAMKSQSEKIGIFGHGFTYGGHPVPAAVALECLNIYEERQLPAHAQQVGARLGAGLRKLADHPLVGEVRGAGLMWGVEVVADKASKAAFPKEWKVGLSVSQQTEANGVTARSLNDSVVFAPPLIITDSEVDLVLAAFSKGLDGSLALLREQSRFNG; from the coding sequence ATGTCACGCTCATTACACGCCAGCGACATCGCTTTTCACATCCACAGCCAGACCAACCTGGCCAACCACGAAAAGGTCGGTCCGACCGTGATGGTCCGTGGTGAGGGCATCTACACCTGGGATGACCAAGGCAAGCAGTATCTGGACGCCATGTCGGGCATGTGGAGTGCCGCGCTGGGTTATAGCGAGACGCGCCTGGAAGAAGCCGCGTTGCGGCAAATGAAGCAACTGCCCTATCACCAGAACTTTGCGCACCGCTCGACCGAACCAGCGATCCAGTTGGCAGAACGCTTGATCTCGCTGGCACCGGTGCCAATGTCCAAAGTGTTGTTCGCTTGTTCAGGTTCTGAAGCCAACGACACCGCGATCAAACTGGTCTGGTACTACTGGAGCGCCATTGGCCAGCCACAACGTCGCAAAATCATCAGCCGTAATCGCGCTTATCACGGCACAACCATTGCCAGTGCCAGCCTCACCGGCCTTGCACACTTGCACCAGGACTTCGGCCTGCCGCTGCCCGGTTTCCTGCATGTCACCTGCCCCCACTACTACCGCGAGGGTCTGCCGGGTGAAAGCGAAGAAGCGTTCTCCACCCGCCTGGCAGCAGAGCTGGAAACCCTGATTGAGCGCGAAGGTGCCGATACGATTGGCGCATTTTTCGCCGAACCGCTGATGGGCACCGGAGGCGTGATCACCCCGCCCGCCGGCTATTTCGAAAAAATCCAACAGGTTCTCAAGCGCCACGACATCTTGCTGGTCGCCGACGAAGTCATCTGTGGCTTCGGTCGTACCGGCAATTGGTGGGGTTCGCAAACCTTCGGCCTGCAGCCAGACATGATTACCTGCGCCAAGGCACTCTCGGCGTCCTATCTGCCGATTTCCGCACTGCTGATTTCCGAGCCGGTGTATCAGGCGATGAAAAGCCAGAGCGAGAAAATCGGCATCTTCGGTCACGGCTTTACCTATGGCGGCCATCCGGTCCCGGCGGCCGTTGCACTGGAATGTTTGAATATCTATGAAGAGCGCCAACTCCCGGCGCACGCCCAGCAAGTCGGTGCACGCCTGGGTGCAGGCCTGCGCAAACTGGCCGACCATCCGCTGGTGGGCGAAGTACGCGGTGCCGGCCTGATGTGGGGCGTCGAGGTGGTGGCAGACAAAGCCAGCAAGGCCGCGTTCCCCAAAGAGTGGAAAGTCGGCTTGAGCGTGTCTCAGCAAACCGAAGCCAATGGTGTGACTGCCCGTTCGCTGAACGACAGCGTGGTGTTCGCACCACCGTTGATCATCACTGACAGCGAAGTCGACCTGGTGCTTGCAGCCTTCTCCAAGGGGCTGGATGGCAGTCTGGCGTTATTGCGCGAGCAATCACGCTTCAACGGTTGA
- a CDS encoding ABC transporter substrate-binding protein, which yields MFDTLKFSAVRRHVLAVAGAALIAPQVWAADPSTVTVAGYGGGLQDALIATLWKPAAEKAGLKLRTESHDGQPAVRLQVQSGKPAWDAIHIGANDCAALSKQGMLEPLDYSVIDAKGIPELARDKNWIATNSYSVVMGWRTDKFKVGPKNWKEFWDVKKFPGRRALSVAPDEMLEVALLADGVPRDQLYPLDIKRGLASLEKIKPYVAVWWTSGAQSAQLIKDGEVDLIAIWSSRVDSVVKDKAPVAYTYEDGLLGYGCMAILKGAGNAPGAQKLIANSVSAPIQARIPTMMGYYGPTNSLAFDQPGVPADALNSSNMSPDNRAKQALMDPRWWGDHVTDVQEDYKELIAR from the coding sequence ATGTTCGACACCCTGAAGTTTTCAGCAGTAAGGCGACATGTGTTGGCGGTTGCGGGCGCAGCGTTGATCGCTCCGCAGGTTTGGGCGGCCGATCCGTCTACAGTGACCGTCGCAGGCTATGGTGGTGGTCTGCAGGATGCATTGATTGCAACGCTGTGGAAGCCAGCGGCAGAGAAGGCTGGGTTGAAGCTGCGGACCGAGTCGCATGACGGACAACCGGCTGTACGACTGCAAGTGCAATCTGGCAAACCCGCCTGGGATGCCATTCATATCGGCGCCAATGACTGTGCGGCATTGTCCAAGCAGGGGATGCTCGAACCCTTGGACTACTCCGTGATCGATGCCAAAGGCATACCTGAACTGGCGCGGGACAAGAACTGGATCGCTACCAACAGCTATTCAGTGGTCATGGGCTGGCGCACCGACAAATTCAAGGTCGGCCCGAAGAACTGGAAAGAGTTTTGGGACGTGAAGAAGTTTCCAGGTCGTCGTGCGCTTTCCGTCGCACCGGATGAAATGCTTGAAGTGGCCTTGCTGGCCGATGGCGTGCCGCGCGATCAACTCTATCCCCTGGATATCAAGCGTGGCCTCGCTTCGCTGGAAAAGATCAAACCTTACGTCGCTGTCTGGTGGACCTCCGGTGCTCAATCCGCGCAACTGATCAAGGATGGCGAGGTCGATCTGATCGCGATCTGGAGCAGCCGTGTCGATTCTGTGGTGAAAGACAAAGCACCGGTGGCCTATACCTATGAAGATGGCCTGCTCGGTTATGGCTGCATGGCCATCCTCAAGGGCGCCGGGAATGCGCCGGGGGCGCAGAAGCTGATTGCCAATTCCGTATCTGCGCCGATTCAGGCCCGAATTCCGACCATGATGGGCTACTACGGCCCGACCAATAGCCTGGCTTTCGATCAACCTGGTGTTCCGGCCGATGCACTGAACAGCTCCAACATGTCGCCCGACAACAGAGCCAAGCAGGCGCTGATGGACCCTCGCTGGTGGGGCGACCATGTCACAGATGTTCAGGAAGACTACAAAGAGTTGATCGCACGGTAA
- a CDS encoding NAD(P)H-dependent flavin oxidoreductase, whose translation MSIDTRLTRLLGIRYPIIQAGMSWASSCAALPAAVSNAGGLGVIAAGPMRLADLAQTLRQVRELTDKPYAVNIPLYRKGADEVLDLLVAEQVPVIIASQGSPKAHLQRFKDYGATWLHVVAFVEHARKAAAAGVDGLVVVGSEAGGHPPANEVSTLVNVRRVLQEVDCPLVAGGGVADGYGIAALLALGADAVQLGTRFMLSEEAFLHPAYKQKVLDADIDDTVLVGRGALPVRSVRNAFTERVEQAERDGMPQAAPDAYASLLASASLKQASFDGDVSNGKVEAGQSAGLIHQLLPAAAIMQSLVEELEQALARLRAMQP comes from the coding sequence ATGTCGATCGACACCCGCCTGACCCGGTTACTCGGCATCCGCTACCCGATCATTCAGGCAGGCATGAGTTGGGCATCCAGTTGCGCCGCCCTGCCCGCCGCCGTGTCCAATGCCGGTGGCCTGGGAGTGATCGCCGCAGGACCGATGCGTCTGGCCGACCTTGCCCAAACGCTCCGCCAGGTGCGTGAGCTGACCGACAAACCCTACGCGGTGAACATCCCGCTGTACCGCAAGGGCGCCGACGAAGTACTGGACTTGCTGGTGGCCGAACAAGTACCGGTCATCATTGCCAGCCAAGGTTCGCCGAAAGCTCACTTGCAACGCTTCAAGGACTACGGAGCGACCTGGCTTCACGTCGTCGCATTTGTCGAACATGCACGCAAGGCCGCTGCGGCCGGGGTCGATGGGCTGGTCGTCGTTGGCAGTGAAGCCGGTGGACATCCGCCGGCCAATGAAGTGAGCACGCTGGTCAACGTGCGGCGCGTGTTGCAGGAAGTCGACTGCCCCCTCGTAGCCGGCGGCGGAGTCGCCGACGGATATGGCATTGCCGCGCTGCTCGCCCTGGGTGCGGACGCCGTGCAGTTAGGCACACGCTTCATGCTGTCGGAGGAAGCATTCCTGCATCCCGCCTACAAGCAAAAAGTACTAGACGCCGACATCGACGACACCGTCCTGGTCGGTCGCGGCGCACTGCCGGTGCGCAGCGTGCGCAATGCCTTTACCGAACGCGTTGAACAGGCCGAGCGCGACGGCATGCCACAGGCTGCCCCCGACGCCTATGCCTCATTGCTGGCCTCGGCCAGTTTGAAACAAGCCTCATTCGACGGCGATGTCAGCAACGGCAAAGTCGAAGCCGGACAAAGTGCCGGGCTGATCCATCAACTGCTGCCCGCCGCAGCAATCATGCAATCACTCGTCGAAGAACTCGAACAGGCCCTCGCCCGCCTGCGCGCCATG